A single genomic interval of Musa acuminata AAA Group cultivar baxijiao chromosome BXJ3-4, Cavendish_Baxijiao_AAA, whole genome shotgun sequence harbors:
- the LOC103981692 gene encoding uncharacterized protein At4g06744-like, whose protein sequence is MASRKLLLLLLSTVLLFISSSLGDRKAIEIGGGVGVNLGFGIGPTPSPSPLDDSDGSSPPAQAPSSGPQPSDFPNLKQYYAYLVIQRFKQSITCDPGGVTQTWVGYRPCTYEGFYCAAPPDSPDTPTIASVDFNGFGLCAPTIVGFVDQLPDLALFHANSNYFSGTIPDLTGLPYLYELDVSSNLHFGAFPTKVLPLSNLIFLDLRFNFFAGAVPASVFAFNLDVLFFNNNNFNEPLPAELGRSPVAYLTLANNGFTGSIPPSIYNASNTLVEVLFLNNRLSGCLPYEIGFLSIATVFDAGFNQMTGPIPWSFGCLLKLEQLNLAGNLLYGEVPDVVCRLAKDGNLANLSLSGNYFTWLGHSCWDLVKTKVLDVRQNCIPGLPEQRSPAECSTFWWGPKECLPSHDIPCSLPKGPTKRPMSSTPPAYVTYEALHHPPPRN, encoded by the coding sequence ATGGCTAGCAgaaagctgctgctgctgcttctctccACTGTACTCCTCTTCATCTCTTCCTCCCTCGGTGATCGCAAGGCCATTGAGATTGGCGGTGGCGTTGGCGTCAACCTCGGTTTCGGCATTGGGCCGACACCGTCCCCGTCTCCTCTTGACGACTCCGACGGCTCCTCACCGCCTGCGCAGGCACCGTCGTCTGGGCCGCAGCCCTCCGACTTCCCCAACCTCAAGCAGTACTACGCTTACCTTGTCATCCAACGCTTCAAGCAAAGCATCACCTGCGACCCCGGCGGCGTCACCCAGACCTGGGTGGGCTACCGGCCTTGCACCTACGAAGGCTTCTACTGCGCCGCCCCGCCGGACTCCCCCGACACGCCCACCATCGCCTCCGTCGACTTCAACGGCTTCGGCCTCTGTGCGCCGACCATCGTCGGCTTCGTCGACCAGCTCCCCGACCTCGCGCTCTTCCACGCCAACTCCAACTACTTCTCCGGCACCATTCCCGACCTCACCGGCCTCCCCTACCTCTACGAGCTTGACGTCAGCAGCAACCTCCACTTCGGCGCGTTCCCCACCAAAGTCCTCCCGCTGAGCAACCTCATCTTCCTCGACCTCCGCTTCAACTTCTTCGCCGGTGCCGTCCCGGCCTCTGTCTTCGCCTTCAACCTCGACGTGCTCTTCTTTAACAACAACAACTTTAACGAGCCGCTGCCGGCCGAACTCGGCCGCTCGCCTGTAGCCTACTTGACCCTGGCCAACAACGGCTTCACCGGGTCGATCCCCCCGTCCATCTACAACGCCTCGAACACTCTGGTCGAGGTGCTCTTCCTCAACAACAGGCTCTCCGGCTGCCTGCCGTACGAGATCGGATTCCTGAGCATTGCGACGGTGTTCGACGCGGGTTTCAACCAGATGACCGGCCCGATCCCGTGGTCCTTCGGCTGCCTGCTCAAGTTGGAGCAGCTGAACCTTGCCGGGAACCTGCTCTACGGGGAGGTCCCCGACGTGGTGTGCCGGTTGGCCAAGGACGGCAACCTGGCGAACTTGTCGCTGTCGGGAAACTACTTCACCTGGCTGGGCCACTCGTGCTGGGACTTGGTGAAGACCAAAGTGCTCGACGTGCGTCAGAACTGCATACCAGGGCTCCCGGAGCAGCGGTCGCCGGCGGAGTGCTCAACGTTCTGGTGGGGGCCAAAAGAGTGCCTTCCATCGCACGACATTCCATGCAGCCTCCCAAAGGGTCCGACAAAACGCCCGATGTCCTCCACGCCGCCGGCGTACGTGACCTACGAGGCGCTTCATCACCCACCGCCCCGGAATTAG
- the LOC135636232 gene encoding oryzain alpha chain-like, translating to MGIVSEALLAALLLLGVAATAYAAPDMSIISYDEKHGVRGLERSDEEVRRMYDAWMAAHGRAYNALGERERRFEVFKDNLRFVDAHNAAAGAGVHGFRLGLNRFADLTNEEYRAVYLGTRANRATARRVRVASDRYRYNASEELSEFVDWREQGAVAAIKDQGSCGSCWAFSTIAAVEGINKIMTGNLITLSEQELVDCDNAYNQGCNGGLMDYAFEFIIDNGGIDTDSDYPYKARDGTCDQLRKNTKVVVIDGYEDVPENDEQALRNSVANQPVSVAIEAGGREFQLYQSGIFTGRCGTELDHGVVVVGYGTEDGKDYWIVRNSWANDWGEAGYIRMERNVKTSTGKCGIAMEPSYPTKKGQNPPNPGPSPFPPVSPPIVCDNYYSCPSSTTCCCVYEYGHYCFAWACCPLEGATCCEDHYSCCPHDHPVCNVQAGTCQMSKDNPLGVKALARIPAKPHWAYLDGKSKKINV from the exons ATGGGCATCGTTTCCGAGGCTCTGCTCGCCGCTCTCCTCCTCCTCGGGGTAGCTGCCACCGCCTACGCGGCGCCGGACATGTCGATCATTAGCTACGACGAGAAGCACGGCGTGCGGGGCTTGGAGCGGAGCGACGAGGAGGTGCGGCGGATGTACGACGCGTGGATGGCGGCGCACGGGCGGGCGTACAACGCCCTGGGCGAGAGGGAGCGGCGGTTCGAGGTGTTCAAGGACAACCTACGCTTCGTCGACGCTCACAACGCCGCAGCCGGCGCCGGCGTGCATGGGTTCCGCCTGGGTCTTAACCGCTTCGCCGACCTCACCAACGAGGAGTACCGGGCGGTTTACCTGGGCACCAGAGCAAACCGCGCCACCGCCCGACGGGTGAGGGTGGCGAGCGACCGGTACCGGTACAACGCGAGCGAGGAGTTGTCGGAGTTCGTCGATTGGAGGGAGCAAGGCGCCGTCGCCGCCATCAAGGACCAGGGGAGTTGCG GGAGTTGCTGGGCCTTTTCGACGATCGCTGCAGTAGAAGGAATAAACAAGATCATGACGGGCAATCTGATAACGCTATCGGAGCAGGAGCTAGTGGACTGCGACAATGCCTACAACCAGGGATGCAATGGTGGACTGATGGACTATGCCTTTGAGTTCATAATCGATAATGGTGGGATTGACACTGATAGTGACTACCCCTACAAGGCCCGTGATGGGACGTGCGACCAGCTCCGA AAAAATACTAAAGTTGTTGTGATCGATGGGTATGAAGATGTTCCTGAGAACGATGAGCAAGCGCTGCGGAATTCTGTTGCCAACCAGCCTGTCAGTGTTGCTATCGAGGCTGGTGGTAGGGAATTTCAGCTCTACCAATCG GGAATATTCACGGGAAGATGTGGGACTGAGCTGGATCATGGTGTGGTTGTTGTTGGCTATGGCACCGAGGATGGTAAGGATTATTGGATTGTCAGGAACTCATGGGCCAATGACTGGGGAGAGGCTGGCTATATCAGGATGGAGCGTAATGTCAAGACATCCACTGGAAAGTGCGGTATTGCTATGGAACCATCTTATCCCACAAAAAAGGGTCAAAACCCACCCAATCCTGGACCCTCTCCTTTCCCACCAGTGAGTCCACCAATTGTCTGTGACAACTACTACTCCTGTCCATCGAGCACCACTTGCTGTTGTGTCTATGAGTATGGGCACTACTGCTTCGCCTGGGCATGCTGTCCTCTTGAGGGCGCAACCTGCTGTGAAGATCACTACAGCTGCTGCCCCCATGATCACCCTGTTTGCAATGTCCAGGCTGGAACTTGCCAAATG AGCAAAGACAACCCCCTCGGAGTGAAGGCTCTTGCTCGGATACCTGCAAAGCCGCATTGGGCATACTTGGATGGCAAGAGCAAGAAGATCAATGTATGA
- the LOC135636231 gene encoding F-box protein At1g47056-like, whose translation MGQSASIPSIKVLSSSSSSRRAKIPSAATAAWRSVAMTEGDAASGDGDAAPARNNTEDLPDECLALVFQSLGSGDRKRCSLVCRRWLAVEGQSRHRLALDARAALLEAAPAIFARFDAVSKLALKCDRRADSLGDEALALIAARCPNLTRLKLRSCRALTDNGMSAVGQHCRGLRKLSVGSCAFGFKGVEAVVRGCSALEELSIKRLRGLPDVTAAGNAIVGSASLRSVCLKELYNGQCFAPLIAGSSNLKALKLIRCSGDWDRLLADIAAKVPGIVEIHLEKLQVSDRGLAALSFCADLEILHLVKTPECTDAGLATVAERCHLLRKIHIDGWKTNRIGDEGLIIVARQCPNLQELVLIGVNPTARSLGLIASNCHNLERLALCGSDTFGDAEITCIASKCMALKKLCIKGCPVSDQGMEALAEGCPKLVKVKVKKCRGVTPGCADWLMQCRDGMLAVNLDTAGPVEQPEGSVGESGNLENNEQLIDQIGAVDLLPSSSSSRSSPWKTRMGLYAGRNFVASALRRWSHGSSNSNHTLQ comes from the coding sequence ATGGGCCAATCCGCCTCCATCCCATCAATAAaagtcctctcctcctcctcatccagtCGCCGTGCTAAGATTCCCTCCGCCGCTACCGCGGCGTGGCGTTCGGTGGCGATGACAGAGGGAGACGCCGCATCGGGCGACGGGGACGCGGCTCCGGCGAGGAACAATACCGAGGACCTCCCCGATGAGTGCCTCGCCCTTGTATTCCAGTCCCTCGGCTCCGGCGACCGGAAGCGGTGCTCGCTGGTGTGCCGGAGATGGCTGGCCGTCGAGGGCCAGAGCCGCCACCGCCTCGCCCTCGACGCCCGCGCCGCCCTCCTGGAGGCCGCGCCGGCCATCTTTGCCCGCTTCGACGCCGTCTCCAAGCTCGCGCTCAAGTGCGATCGCCGCGCCGACAGCCTCGGCGATGAGGCGCTGGCCCTCATCGCCGCCCGGTGCCCCAACCTCACCCGCCTCAAACTCCGGTCATGCCGTGCCCTTACGGACAACGGCATGAGCGCCGTCGGTCAGCACTGCCGTGGCCTTCGCAAGCTGTCCGTCGGGTCGTGTGCCTTCGGCTTCAAGGGCGTGGAGGCTGTCGTCCGCGGTTGCTCGGCGTTGGAAGAGCTCTCCATCAAACGACTCCGTGGTCTCCCCGACGTCACTGCTGCCGGCAACGCCATCGTTGGCTCTGCCTCCCTCCGATCTGTCTGCCTGAAAGAGCTCTATAATGGTCAGTGCTTTGCGCCGCTCATCGCTGGATCCTCCAACCTCAAAGCTCTAAAGCTCATCCGTTGTTCCGGAGACTGGGACAGGTTACTCGCGGATATTGCAGCTAAGGTCCCTGGGATAGTCGAGATCCACCTTGAGAAGCTCCAGGTCAGTGATCGGGGCCTTGCCGCACTCTCCTTCTGTGCCGATCTTGAGATCCTTCACCTCGTAAAGACCCCAGAATGCACTGATGCTGGTCTCGCCACCGTCGCTGAACGTTGTCACCTCCTCCGTAAGATCCACATCGACGGTTGGAAGACCAACCGGATCGGCGACGAGGGCCTCATAATTGTTGCAAGACAGTGCCCGAACCTTCAGGAACTGGTGCTTATCGGGGTGAATCCAACAGCCCGAAGCTTAGGGCTTATAGCGAGTAATTGCCACAACTTGGAGCGCCTTGCCCTCTGTGGCAGCGACACCTTCGGGGACGCCGAGATCACTTGTATTGCCTCAAAGTGCATGGCTTTGAAGAAGCTCTGTATCAAAGGGTGCCCGGTCTCTGACCAGGGAATGGAGGCCCTCGCGGAGGGTTGCCCAAAGCTAGTTAAAGTTAAGGTGAAGAAGTGCCGAGGGGTGACTCCAGGATGTGCAGACTGGTTGATGCAATGCAGGGATGGGATGCTGGCAGTCAACTTGGACACAGCTGGGCCTGTGGAACAGCCAGAGGGGAGTGTTGGTGAGAGTGGGAATCTTGAAAACAATGAACAGTTGATCGATCAGATTGGGGCTGTAGATCTTCTCCCATCAAGCAGTAGCTCTAGGTCGTCACCATGGAAGACTAGGATGGGTCTTTACGCTGGTAGGAACTTTGTAGCATCTGCTCTCCGGAGATGGTCCCATGGAAGCAGCAACTCCAATCATACATTACAGTga